In Rhodothermus marinus DSM 4252, a single genomic region encodes these proteins:
- a CDS encoding glutamate-cysteine ligase family protein: MATTSNEAHALSPFALQLLRDLEVLARMLKAGLIERGVCRIGAEQELFLVEPCGNPAPVAEQVLKRNRDPHLVPELTRFNLEINLEPGLLEGDGLRRLERQLLERLAHARKLTRDLGDDIALCGILPTIHLSDLTLDNMTPRPRYARLNEAITRLRGGPVQLQITGIDELFVQLDSIMVEGCNASFQVHLQVDPDAFPRCYNAAQLAAAPVLAAGVNAPVLFGKRLWHETRIAVFRQAVDTRGGNLYLREMSPRVHFGTDWVRESVLEIYREDLARFRVLLTPESPPEDALNVLEQGGIPRLEALQLFNGTVYRWNRACYGVSEGRPHLRIENRVLPSGPTPADEVANAAFWAGLVLELAHREPELHRRMDFDEARGNFIAAARLGLGAHLTWLDGARWPAQRLILEELLPMARAGLQRAGVDPADIAHYLGLIRERVESRQTGAEWQLRSLAAMKGQGSRAERLEALVLTMQAYQQENRPVHRWEPARLAAVRRRAAQGNRRVEHVMTTDLFTVQEDEPLQFVAALMDWKQLDAVPVEDVHHRPVGLVHREAVQQALQEKDPTTAVRLVMNPRPIVVTPETPLTEAMRLLEARKAAALLVVHREQLVGMLTRAELPAF; encoded by the coding sequence ATGGCCACGACCTCGAATGAGGCCCATGCCCTCTCGCCGTTTGCTCTGCAACTGCTGCGAGATCTTGAAGTGCTGGCGCGGATGCTGAAGGCCGGACTGATCGAACGGGGCGTCTGCCGGATCGGGGCCGAGCAGGAGCTGTTTCTGGTGGAGCCCTGCGGCAATCCGGCGCCGGTCGCCGAGCAGGTGCTGAAGCGCAACCGGGATCCGCATCTGGTACCCGAACTGACGCGCTTCAACCTGGAGATCAACCTGGAGCCGGGGCTGCTGGAAGGCGACGGCCTGCGCCGCCTGGAACGACAGCTCCTGGAGCGGCTGGCCCATGCGCGTAAGCTGACGCGCGACCTGGGCGACGACATTGCCCTGTGCGGCATCCTGCCCACCATTCATCTCTCGGACCTGACGCTCGACAACATGACCCCCCGGCCGCGCTACGCCCGGCTCAATGAAGCCATCACGCGCCTGCGCGGTGGTCCGGTTCAGCTTCAGATCACGGGCATCGACGAGTTGTTCGTGCAACTGGACTCCATCATGGTCGAGGGCTGTAACGCCAGCTTCCAGGTGCACCTGCAGGTCGATCCGGACGCCTTTCCTCGCTGCTACAATGCCGCTCAGCTGGCCGCCGCACCCGTGCTGGCCGCCGGGGTCAACGCCCCGGTGCTTTTCGGCAAGCGGCTCTGGCACGAGACGCGCATCGCGGTCTTCCGGCAGGCCGTCGACACGCGGGGCGGCAATCTGTACCTGCGCGAGATGAGCCCGCGTGTGCATTTCGGCACGGACTGGGTGCGGGAGTCGGTGCTGGAAATCTACCGGGAAGACCTGGCCCGCTTCCGGGTGTTGCTGACGCCGGAGTCGCCCCCGGAAGACGCCTTGAACGTGCTGGAACAGGGCGGCATTCCCCGGCTGGAGGCGCTGCAGCTTTTCAACGGAACGGTCTATCGCTGGAATCGGGCCTGCTACGGCGTGTCGGAGGGCCGTCCGCACCTGCGCATCGAAAACCGCGTGCTTCCTTCCGGTCCCACGCCCGCCGACGAGGTGGCCAATGCGGCCTTCTGGGCGGGGCTCGTGCTGGAGCTGGCACACCGCGAGCCGGAGCTGCACCGGCGCATGGATTTCGACGAGGCCCGGGGCAACTTCATCGCTGCGGCCCGGCTCGGGCTGGGCGCGCATCTGACCTGGCTGGACGGCGCGCGCTGGCCGGCCCAGCGGCTCATCCTGGAGGAACTGTTGCCGATGGCGCGGGCCGGACTGCAACGCGCGGGGGTCGATCCGGCAGACATCGCCCATTACCTGGGGCTCATCCGCGAGCGGGTGGAAAGCCGCCAGACCGGCGCCGAATGGCAGCTTCGTTCGCTGGCGGCGATGAAAGGGCAGGGGAGCCGCGCCGAACGCCTGGAGGCGCTGGTGCTCACCATGCAGGCCTATCAGCAGGAGAATCGGCCGGTGCATCGCTGGGAGCCGGCGCGGCTGGCCGCGGTGCGGCGGCGCGCAGCGCAGGGCAACCGCCGCGTGGAGCACGTCATGACCACCGATCTGTTCACCGTGCAGGAAGACGAGCCGCTGCAGTTCGTGGCGGCGCTGATGGACTGGAAGCAGCTGGACGCCGTGCCCGTCGAGGACGTCCACCACCGACCCGTCGGTCTGGTGCACCGTGAGGCGGTGCAGCAGGCGCTTCAGGAAAAAGATCCGACGACGGCCGTTCGGCTCGTGATGAATCCACGACCGATCGTGGTCACACCCGAAACGCCACTGACCGAGGCGATGCGGTTGCTGGAGGCGCGGAAGGCCGCGGCGCTACTGGTCGTGCACCGGGAGCAGCTCGTCGGCATGCTCACCCGCGCCGAGCTTCCCGCTTTCTGA
- a CDS encoding efflux RND transporter periplasmic adaptor subunit, translated as MIRRIATGLVVLLIIAGLVYARWAQNGQETAAVGPAQRALRVQAMVVRPTSVADRLVVTGSVLAGEAVELHPEVSGRVEALLFEEGKPVRKGEVLIRLNDDELQAQLRQVETRLQLLRAQLQRQEQLLERGGVSQETVDATRSEVQVLEAQADLIRAQLDKTVVRAPFDGVIGLRSISVGSYVTPSTPIALLQALDSVKVEFAVPERYAHRVRVGQRIRFTLEGVTRTFEGRIYAVEPRIDESTRMLRVRALSANPDRLLLPGAFARVEIIFEEIPDALLVPAIALVPEMGQYKLFVYENGQVTTRTVVPGLRLEDSVQVLEGLQPRDTVIVQGVQLLQPGMPVEIELVGS; from the coding sequence ATGATTCGTCGGATCGCGACAGGCCTTGTAGTGCTGCTGATCATCGCAGGGCTGGTCTATGCACGGTGGGCGCAGAACGGGCAGGAAACGGCGGCGGTGGGTCCGGCGCAGCGGGCTTTGCGGGTCCAGGCCATGGTGGTGCGGCCCACTTCGGTGGCGGATCGGCTGGTCGTAACCGGGTCGGTCCTGGCGGGCGAAGCGGTCGAGTTGCATCCGGAGGTGTCCGGTCGGGTCGAGGCGTTGCTGTTTGAAGAAGGGAAGCCCGTCCGAAAAGGGGAGGTGCTGATCCGCCTCAATGACGACGAGCTGCAGGCCCAGCTGCGTCAGGTTGAGACGCGGCTGCAGCTGCTGCGCGCGCAGCTGCAACGCCAGGAGCAACTGCTCGAGCGCGGCGGGGTCAGTCAGGAGACGGTCGATGCGACGCGCAGCGAAGTGCAGGTGCTCGAAGCCCAGGCCGATCTGATCCGGGCGCAGCTCGACAAAACGGTCGTGCGGGCTCCATTTGACGGCGTGATCGGCCTGCGCTCGATCAGCGTGGGGAGTTATGTGACGCCCAGTACGCCCATCGCTCTGTTGCAGGCGCTCGATTCGGTCAAAGTTGAATTTGCCGTGCCGGAGCGCTATGCGCACCGCGTGCGGGTGGGGCAGCGCATTCGCTTTACGCTGGAGGGTGTGACGCGGACGTTCGAGGGGCGCATCTACGCGGTCGAACCCCGCATCGACGAAAGCACGCGCATGTTGCGCGTGCGGGCGCTCAGCGCCAATCCGGATCGGCTACTGTTGCCCGGAGCCTTTGCCCGCGTGGAAATCATTTTTGAAGAGATCCCCGATGCCCTGCTCGTTCCGGCGATCGCGCTGGTGCCTGAGATGGGACAGTATAAACTCTTTGTCTATGAGAACGGACAGGTCACGACGCGCACCGTCGTTCCTGGCCTGCGTCTGGAAGATAGCGTACAGGTGCTCGAAGGCTTGCAGCCCCGCGATACGGTGATCGTGCAGGGGGTGCAGCTGCTGCAGCCGGGTATGCCGGTCGAGATCGAACTGGTTGGAAGCTAA
- a CDS encoding efflux RND transporter permease subunit, with protein sequence MSLYSVSIRRPVLAVVFSLVILLFGIVSFTYLGVREYPAVDPPIITVATNYRGANAEVIETQITEPLEESINGIAGIRSITSVSRDGRSTITVEFELGVDLEQAANDVRDRVSRAMANLPPDVDPPIVTKADADAQPIVFLNVKSDRRNLLELTRIAEELFKERLQTIPGVSEVDIWGEKRYAMRIWLDPHKLAAYGLSPLDVRDALQRENVELPAGRIEGGSVELSIRTLSRLLTPEEFNNLILKEEGGRLVRLRDVGHAELGPENERTVLKRDGIPMVGVVLRPQPGANYIAIADEFYRRLEQIKKELPADIELGIGFDVTEYIRDSIREVQQTIFLALGLVVLIIFLFLRDWRTTIIPVLVIPVSLIGAFFLMYLFGFSINVLTLLGIVLAIGLVVDDAIVVLENIYAKLEQGRPPIEAGIVGTREIFFAVIATTLALVAVFMPLLFLGGLTGRLFREFGMTLAGAVVISSFVALTLTPMLSTRLLQGHRGHSWFYYKTEPFFQRMAQGYRRSLEAFLQRRWLAFPILLVAGGLIVWFMESLPAELVPMEDRSNISLFASGPEGATFEYMDAYMDQLIRMIQEEVPEHEAIISVTSPGFGASSSVNSGFIRLILKDPDQRERTQQEIADYLSRRVRDFPGARTFVSQPQSIGNRRGGLPVQYVLQAPNLEKLREVLPRFLEAAEQDPTFTFVDVDLKFNKPELRLQIDRARARQAGVSALDIAQTLQLALSEQRIGYFVMNGKQYQVIALLQRENRNDPLDLRALYVRNARGELIPLDNLVTLSEESTPPQRYRFDRYVSATVSAALAPGKTIGDGIAAMDAIAERVLDETFSTALAGPSRDFAESSRSLLFVFLFALALVYLILAAQFESFRDPFVIMLTVPLALAGALLALWYFRQTLNIFSEIGMIMLIGLVTKNGILIVEFAKQRKAAGLPVLEAIKEGASARFRPILMTSISTILGILPIALALGAGSESRMPMGIAIIGGMVIGTLLTLYVIPAIYTYLTRETTRTPAAVDEPKLEATEA encoded by the coding sequence ATGAGCCTGTATTCCGTCAGCATCCGGCGCCCCGTTCTGGCGGTGGTGTTCTCGCTGGTGATCCTGCTTTTCGGGATCGTCAGCTTCACCTATCTGGGCGTGCGGGAATACCCGGCCGTCGATCCGCCGATCATCACGGTGGCGACCAACTACCGGGGCGCCAATGCCGAGGTGATCGAAACGCAGATCACCGAACCCCTGGAAGAGTCCATCAATGGCATCGCCGGGATTCGTTCGATCACCTCGGTGAGTCGAGACGGCCGCTCGACGATCACCGTCGAATTTGAGCTGGGGGTGGATCTGGAACAGGCGGCCAACGACGTGCGCGATCGCGTCTCGCGCGCCATGGCCAACCTGCCCCCGGACGTGGATCCGCCCATCGTTACCAAGGCCGATGCCGATGCCCAGCCGATCGTCTTTCTGAACGTCAAAAGCGACCGGCGCAATTTGCTGGAGCTGACGCGCATTGCCGAGGAGCTGTTCAAAGAACGGCTGCAGACGATCCCCGGCGTCAGCGAGGTGGACATCTGGGGGGAGAAGCGCTATGCCATGCGCATCTGGCTGGACCCTCACAAGCTGGCGGCCTACGGGCTTTCGCCCCTGGACGTGCGGGACGCGCTCCAGCGCGAAAACGTCGAGTTGCCCGCCGGACGCATCGAGGGGGGCTCGGTCGAGCTGTCGATCCGCACGCTCAGCCGCCTGCTGACGCCCGAGGAATTCAACAACCTGATTCTGAAAGAAGAAGGGGGTCGCCTGGTGCGCCTTCGGGACGTAGGGCATGCCGAGCTGGGGCCTGAAAACGAACGGACCGTCCTGAAGCGCGACGGGATCCCGATGGTGGGGGTCGTGCTGCGCCCGCAACCCGGCGCCAACTACATCGCCATTGCCGACGAGTTCTATCGCCGACTCGAGCAGATCAAAAAAGAGCTGCCCGCCGACATCGAGCTGGGCATCGGTTTCGACGTGACGGAGTACATCCGGGATTCGATCCGGGAAGTGCAGCAGACCATCTTTCTGGCGCTGGGTCTCGTCGTGCTCATCATCTTTCTGTTCCTGCGCGACTGGCGCACCACGATCATTCCCGTGCTGGTGATCCCCGTCTCGCTGATCGGGGCCTTTTTCCTGATGTATCTTTTCGGCTTTTCGATCAACGTGTTGACGCTGCTGGGCATCGTGCTGGCCATCGGGCTGGTGGTCGACGATGCGATCGTGGTGCTGGAGAATATCTACGCGAAGCTGGAGCAGGGGCGTCCTCCGATCGAGGCGGGCATTGTCGGGACGCGGGAGATCTTCTTTGCCGTGATCGCGACGACGCTGGCGCTGGTGGCGGTCTTCATGCCGCTGCTCTTTCTGGGCGGATTGACCGGACGGCTGTTTCGGGAGTTCGGCATGACGCTCGCCGGAGCCGTGGTGATTTCGTCCTTTGTGGCGCTGACGCTGACGCCCATGTTATCCACGCGGCTGCTGCAGGGCCACCGGGGGCATTCGTGGTTCTACTACAAAACGGAGCCTTTCTTCCAGCGCATGGCGCAGGGGTATCGGCGCTCGCTGGAGGCGTTTTTGCAGCGGCGATGGCTGGCGTTTCCGATTTTGCTGGTGGCCGGCGGGTTGATCGTCTGGTTCATGGAAAGCCTGCCGGCCGAGCTGGTGCCCATGGAAGACCGGAGCAACATCAGCCTGTTTGCCAGTGGGCCGGAGGGCGCGACCTTCGAGTACATGGATGCCTACATGGATCAGCTGATCCGAATGATTCAGGAAGAAGTGCCCGAGCACGAAGCGATCATCTCGGTCACCTCGCCGGGCTTTGGCGCTTCCTCGTCGGTCAACTCGGGCTTCATCCGTCTTATTCTGAAAGATCCGGATCAGCGTGAGCGCACGCAGCAGGAAATTGCGGACTATCTGAGCCGGCGCGTGCGTGACTTTCCGGGAGCGCGGACGTTCGTCTCGCAGCCGCAGTCGATCGGTAATCGCCGGGGCGGACTGCCCGTGCAGTACGTGCTACAGGCGCCCAATCTGGAGAAGCTGCGGGAGGTATTGCCGCGCTTTCTGGAAGCGGCCGAACAGGACCCGACCTTTACGTTTGTGGACGTCGATCTGAAATTCAACAAGCCTGAGCTGCGGCTGCAGATCGACCGGGCGCGGGCTCGGCAGGCCGGCGTTTCGGCCCTGGATATTGCGCAGACGTTGCAGCTGGCCCTGAGCGAGCAGCGGATCGGCTACTTCGTGATGAACGGCAAGCAGTATCAGGTGATCGCACTCCTGCAGCGCGAAAACCGCAACGATCCGCTGGATCTGCGGGCGCTCTACGTGCGCAATGCGCGGGGCGAGCTGATTCCGCTGGACAATCTGGTTACGCTTTCGGAGGAAAGCACACCGCCCCAGCGCTACCGATTCGACCGCTATGTTTCGGCCACCGTATCGGCCGCCCTGGCGCCGGGCAAGACGATCGGGGATGGCATTGCCGCCATGGATGCCATCGCCGAGCGCGTTCTGGATGAAACGTTCTCGACGGCGCTGGCCGGACCTTCCCGCGACTTTGCCGAAAGCTCGCGCAGTTTGCTGTTCGTCTTTCTGTTTGCGCTGGCGCTGGTGTACCTGATTCTGGCGGCCCAGTTCGAAAGCTTCCGGGATCCGTTTGTGATCATGCTGACGGTGCCGCTGGCGCTGGCCGGGGCGTTGCTGGCGCTGTGGTATTTCCGGCAGACGCTGAACATCTTCAGTGAGATCGGCATGATCATGCTGATCGGACTGGTTACGAAGAACGGGATTCTGATCGTCGAGTTTGCCAAACAGCGCAAAGCCGCCGGGCTCCCGGTGCTGGAGGCGATCAAAGAAGGGGCGTCCGCACGCTTCCGGCCGATTCTGATGACGAGCATTTCGACGATTCTGGGCATTCTGCCCATTGCGCTGGCGCTGGGGGCCGGCTCCGAGAGTCGGATGCCCATGGGGATTGCGATCATCGGCGGCATGGTGATCGGAACGCTGCTGACGCTGTACGTCATCCCGGCCATTTACACCTATCTGACGCGCGAAACGACCCGGACGCCGGCGGCTGTCGACGAACCCAAGCTGGAAGCGACCGAAGCATGA
- a CDS encoding TolC family protein, producing MSRIACVLCVVGLLVTGVRHAVAQPLLTLEEALELARRRNPSVQVSRLQARQAQNDYALGTAGFWPQLSFSMGWTGSLTNTRQQFLTNPEPVVRNGAQARRLDGGLQLRWTIFDGLGQWARYRRLEAEVTRAEADVRATTNALLAEVAIAYYNLVRLQQQREVLASTVAISTERLEIAQMRYNLGAASRLEVSRAQVDLNADQAALLRQEVLLAQERAAFNELLGRDPGTPFRTVDSIRVDPSLTLPALHEAARERNPMLQQARAAVSLTHHALQELRAERWPQLDLIAGYTYTNLHSESGFMQESRTFDFSYGLSLSLTLFDGWNRRRRIENARLNYQANQVQLEQVQRSIETALAQQYAAYQRYLELITLEQDNLEAARLNVEVALEQFRLGTISSVELREVQQALLQAEERLVNARYEAKVAEIRLRQLAGQF from the coding sequence ATGAGTCGGATTGCCTGTGTGCTCTGTGTAGTGGGCCTGCTGGTGACAGGCGTGCGGCATGCAGTGGCCCAGCCGCTTCTGACCCTCGAAGAAGCGCTCGAACTGGCCCGCCGACGCAACCCTTCGGTGCAGGTGAGCCGGCTGCAGGCCCGGCAGGCCCAGAACGATTATGCGCTCGGGACGGCGGGCTTCTGGCCGCAGCTTTCCTTCAGCATGGGATGGACCGGAAGCCTGACCAACACCCGGCAGCAGTTTCTGACCAACCCGGAACCGGTCGTGCGGAACGGCGCGCAGGCGCGGCGGCTGGATGGCGGCCTGCAGCTGCGCTGGACGATTTTCGATGGACTGGGGCAGTGGGCCCGTTATCGCCGGCTCGAGGCCGAGGTCACCCGGGCGGAAGCCGACGTCCGCGCCACCACCAATGCGCTGCTGGCCGAGGTCGCCATCGCCTACTACAATCTGGTGCGGCTCCAACAGCAGCGCGAGGTGCTCGCATCGACCGTGGCGATTTCGACCGAGCGTCTGGAAATTGCCCAGATGCGCTACAATCTGGGGGCCGCCTCCCGCCTGGAAGTGAGTCGGGCCCAGGTCGATCTCAATGCGGACCAGGCCGCCTTGCTGCGGCAGGAAGTGCTGCTGGCGCAGGAACGGGCCGCGTTCAACGAACTGCTCGGGCGCGATCCCGGAACGCCTTTCCGCACCGTCGATTCGATCCGCGTCGATCCTTCGCTGACGCTTCCGGCCCTGCACGAGGCGGCCCGGGAGCGCAATCCCATGTTGCAACAGGCCCGGGCTGCGGTGTCCCTGACGCACCATGCCCTGCAGGAACTGCGAGCCGAGCGGTGGCCGCAGCTGGATCTGATCGCCGGCTACACGTACACCAACCTGCATTCCGAAAGCGGCTTCATGCAGGAAAGCCGCACCTTCGACTTCAGCTACGGACTGAGCCTGTCGCTGACGCTGTTTGACGGCTGGAATCGGCGACGCCGCATAGAAAATGCCCGGCTGAACTACCAGGCCAATCAGGTCCAGCTGGAGCAGGTGCAACGATCGATCGAAACGGCGCTGGCCCAGCAGTACGCCGCCTATCAGCGCTACCTGGAGCTGATTACGCTGGAGCAGGACAACCTGGAGGCCGCCCGTCTGAACGTGGAGGTGGCGCTGGAGCAGTTTCGACTGGGAACGATCTCTTCGGTGGAATTGCGAGAAGTGCAGCAGGCCCTGCTGCAGGCGGAAGAGCGTCTGGTCAACGCCCGCTACGAGGCCAAGGTCGCCGAAATTCGCCTGCGCCAGCTGGCCGGCCAGTTCTGA
- a CDS encoding mechanosensitive ion channel family protein → MLLGLQLNELGQTMIAGAPLLEWLKAIGVWAALSVVFIVVQRVLASRIEALAARTRTNIDNVIANVLRQTRAYFLVGLAFYAAVAIVQLPRPVVQWGGRIAFVLLLLQLIRWGSGLITFYVERYRQQKLEEDPAAVTSMQALGFIGRLVLWTIVLLVALDNFGVDITALIASVGIAGVAIGLAVQNILGDLFASLSIVLDKPFVVGDFIIIDNYMGTVEHIGLKSTRIRSLTGEQLVFSNSDLLNSRIRNYKRMRERRIVFTVGVIYQTPKEKLEKIPQIIREIIEAQENVRFDRAHFKEFGPSSLNFEVVYWVLDPDYTLYMNIQQAINLALFERFQQEGIEFAYPTQTLFVYPMKPVEVAAPQDANGQAQA, encoded by the coding sequence ATGCTTCTGGGATTGCAGCTCAACGAACTGGGACAGACGATGATTGCCGGTGCACCGCTCCTTGAATGGCTCAAGGCCATCGGCGTGTGGGCGGCGCTTTCGGTGGTGTTCATCGTGGTGCAGCGGGTGCTGGCCAGCCGAATCGAAGCGCTGGCCGCGCGCACCCGGACGAACATCGACAACGTCATCGCGAACGTCCTGCGCCAGACGCGCGCCTACTTCCTGGTGGGTCTGGCCTTTTATGCGGCGGTGGCCATCGTGCAGTTGCCCCGGCCGGTCGTCCAGTGGGGCGGGCGCATCGCCTTCGTGCTGCTGCTGTTGCAGCTCATCCGCTGGGGAAGCGGGCTCATCACGTTTTACGTGGAGCGCTATCGCCAGCAGAAGCTCGAAGAAGACCCGGCCGCCGTCACCTCGATGCAGGCGCTGGGCTTCATCGGGCGGCTCGTGCTCTGGACCATCGTGCTGCTGGTGGCGCTGGACAACTTTGGCGTGGACATCACGGCGCTTATCGCCAGCGTCGGCATCGCCGGCGTCGCCATCGGCCTGGCCGTACAGAACATCCTGGGCGATCTGTTCGCCTCGCTGTCGATCGTGCTCGACAAACCCTTCGTGGTGGGCGACTTCATCATCATCGACAACTACATGGGCACGGTCGAGCACATCGGCCTCAAGTCCACGCGCATCCGCAGCCTGACCGGCGAGCAGCTCGTCTTTTCCAACAGCGATCTGCTCAACAGCCGCATTCGCAACTACAAGCGCATGCGGGAGCGGCGCATCGTGTTCACGGTGGGCGTGATCTATCAGACGCCGAAGGAGAAGCTGGAAAAGATTCCGCAGATCATCCGCGAGATCATCGAGGCGCAGGAGAATGTGCGCTTCGACCGGGCGCACTTCAAGGAGTTCGGCCCTTCGTCGCTCAACTTCGAGGTGGTCTACTGGGTGCTCGATCCGGATTACACGCTCTACATGAACATCCAGCAGGCCATCAACCTGGCGCTGTTTGAGCGCTTCCAGCAGGAGGGAATCGAGTTTGCCTACCCGACGCAGACGCTCTTTGTCTATCCGATGAAGCCGGTCGAGGTCGCCGCCCCGCAGGATGCCAACGGACAGGCTCAGGCCTGA
- a CDS encoding M28 family peptidase, which produces MLSAIATVRKIKHTGWLLMALLWVIPLRAQEPVDTLAVRLIREEGLERSQVMATMFWLTDVYGPRLTGSPLLDSAMAWAARRLESWGLANVHREPWGPFGRGWTLHHVRAEVTAPVAFPVLAYPKAWSPDIDGPVTAEVVRFDVEDTSAFAAYRGKLRGKIVLLEPPRELREPFEPLARRRDAEDLLALANAARPEGGGRRYSAEVLRQLELAQRRLQFLYEEQPLAILDRGYRGDYGTVFVDAADVPAAPGTPWYERPGPWEPGVRVIPQFTVAVEHYNRIYRLLERGFRVEMTLDLDVSFNDDDPYEYNLIAELPGTDPRIGDEVVMLGAHFDSWHAGTGATDNAAGSAVMMEAMRILKAVYDWLGRGPRRTIRLALWTGEEQGLLGSRAYVDQHFAELRGWGQPPGRLKPEHEKFSVYFNLDNGGGKIRGVYLQGNEAVAPIFRAWLAPFHDLGAATLSLRNTGGTDHLSFDAVGLPGFQFIQDHLAYGTRTHHSNMDVFDHVIEDDLKQAATIIAAFAYHAAERDERIPRKPLPMPEGTY; this is translated from the coding sequence ATGTTATCCGCTATCGCCACCGTTCGGAAGATTAAGCACACAGGCTGGCTCCTGATGGCCCTGCTATGGGTGATCCCGCTGCGGGCCCAGGAGCCGGTCGATACGCTGGCCGTTCGCCTTATCCGTGAGGAGGGGCTGGAGCGGAGCCAGGTGATGGCGACGATGTTCTGGCTGACCGACGTGTACGGCCCGCGCCTGACGGGCTCGCCGCTGCTCGACAGCGCGATGGCCTGGGCTGCCCGTCGGCTGGAAAGCTGGGGGCTGGCGAACGTCCATCGCGAGCCGTGGGGACCGTTCGGGCGCGGCTGGACGCTGCACCACGTGCGGGCCGAGGTGACCGCGCCCGTCGCCTTCCCGGTGCTGGCCTACCCGAAGGCCTGGTCGCCCGACATCGACGGCCCCGTTACGGCCGAGGTGGTACGCTTCGATGTGGAAGACACCAGCGCGTTTGCCGCCTACCGGGGCAAGCTGCGCGGCAAGATCGTACTGCTGGAGCCGCCCCGGGAGCTCAGGGAGCCCTTCGAGCCGCTGGCGCGGCGGCGCGATGCCGAAGACCTGCTGGCGCTGGCCAACGCGGCCCGTCCCGAAGGCGGCGGCCGCCGCTACAGTGCGGAAGTGCTACGCCAGCTCGAACTGGCCCAGCGCCGCCTGCAGTTTCTCTACGAGGAGCAGCCGCTGGCCATCCTTGACCGCGGCTACCGGGGCGACTACGGCACCGTGTTCGTCGATGCGGCCGACGTGCCCGCAGCGCCCGGCACGCCCTGGTACGAGCGCCCCGGTCCCTGGGAGCCGGGCGTCCGGGTCATCCCCCAGTTTACTGTGGCCGTCGAGCACTACAACCGCATTTACCGATTGCTCGAGCGCGGCTTCCGCGTCGAGATGACGCTGGACCTCGACGTGTCGTTCAACGACGACGATCCGTACGAATACAACCTGATCGCCGAGCTGCCCGGCACCGATCCCCGGATCGGCGACGAAGTGGTGATGCTCGGCGCACACTTCGACTCGTGGCACGCAGGCACCGGCGCCACCGACAACGCGGCCGGGTCGGCCGTCATGATGGAAGCCATGCGCATCCTGAAGGCGGTCTACGATTGGCTGGGCCGCGGCCCGCGCCGCACGATCCGACTGGCGCTCTGGACCGGCGAGGAGCAGGGCTTGCTGGGCTCCCGCGCCTACGTCGATCAGCACTTTGCCGAGCTGCGCGGCTGGGGCCAGCCCCCGGGCCGCCTCAAACCCGAACACGAGAAGTTCTCGGTCTACTTCAACCTCGACAACGGCGGCGGCAAGATTCGGGGGGTCTATCTACAGGGCAACGAGGCCGTGGCGCCGATCTTCCGGGCCTGGCTGGCACCTTTCCACGATCTGGGCGCGGCCACGCTCTCGCTCCGCAACACGGGCGGCACCGACCACCTGTCGTTCGACGCCGTGGGCCTGCCCGGCTTCCAGTTCATTCAGGACCACCTGGCCTACGGCACGCGCACGCACCACTCGAACATGGACGTCTTCGACCACGTGATCGAAGACGACCTGAAGCAGGCCGCCACGATCATCGCCGCCTTCGCCTACCACGCGGCCGAACGCGACGAGCGCATCCCCCGAAAGCCGCTCCCGATGCCCGAAGGTACCTATTGA
- a CDS encoding DUF190 domain-containing protein has translation MTKLPAEGVLLRIFIGETDRYHGRPLYEQIVLKARELNLAGATVLRGIMGFGASSRVHTAKLLRLSEDLPVVVEIVDTEENIQKILPFLDEVVQEGLITMEKAHVIRYRHRSED, from the coding sequence ATGACGAAGCTGCCCGCCGAAGGCGTCCTGCTGCGCATTTTCATCGGCGAGACCGACCGCTACCACGGCCGGCCGCTCTACGAACAGATCGTGCTCAAGGCCCGCGAGCTGAACCTGGCCGGCGCCACTGTGCTGCGCGGCATCATGGGCTTCGGGGCCTCCAGCCGCGTCCACACGGCCAAACTGCTCCGGCTCTCCGAGGACCTGCCCGTGGTGGTCGAGATCGTCGATACGGAAGAAAACATCCAGAAAATCTTACCTTTCTTGGACGAGGTCGTACAGGAAGGACTTATCACCATGGAGAAGGCCCATGTTATCCGCTATCGCCACCGTTCGGAAGATTAA
- the crcB gene encoding fluoride efflux transporter CrcB, translated as MKLLLIALGGALGALARYALSGLVYAWLGPAFPWGTLVVNLTGCYGLGLLWALSEAVPLPGPIPPLVFVGFFGAFTTFSTYGLESFNLLRDGELVLALLNLLGSSLAGLLCVALGFLTARLLLHLGGMP; from the coding sequence ATGAAGCTGCTGCTGATCGCCCTGGGCGGCGCCCTCGGGGCGCTTGCCCGCTACGCGCTTTCCGGGCTGGTCTACGCCTGGCTGGGACCGGCCTTCCCCTGGGGCACGCTGGTGGTCAACCTGACCGGCTGCTACGGCCTCGGACTGCTCTGGGCGCTTTCGGAGGCGGTCCCACTGCCGGGCCCGATCCCCCCGCTGGTATTCGTGGGATTTTTCGGGGCGTTCACTACCTTTTCCACGTACGGACTGGAAAGCTTCAACCTGCTGCGCGACGGCGAACTGGTGCTGGCGCTGCTGAACCTGCTGGGAAGCAGTCTGGCCGGCCTGCTGTGCGTCGCGCTGGGCTTTCTGACCGCCCGCCTGTTGTTGCATCTGGGAGGCATGCCATGA